Proteins from a genomic interval of Streptomyces fodineus:
- the pabB gene encoding aminodeoxychorismate synthase component I gives MRTLLIDNYDSFTYNLFQYIGEATGQPPVVVPNDTDWSRLSVEDFDAIVVSPGPGSPDRPRDFGISRQAITDSGLPVLGVCLGHQGIAQLFGAAVGLAPEPMHGRVSEVRHTGADVFKGLPSPFAAVRYHSLAAADLPDELEPLAWSDDGVVMGLRHREKPLWGVQFHPESIGSHFGREILANFRDLALAHHRARRSEEAAPYEVHVRRVDVLPDAEEVRRTCLPPTGATFWLDSSAVLPGATRFSFLGDDRGPLAEYVTYRVADGVVSVRHSDGRTTRTQQSFFTYLEEQLDRRRIPTPPGLPFEFNLGYVGYLGYELKAETIGEPTYRSPHPDAALLFTDRLIVLDHQDGCCYLLALDRWGEDNGARGWLRDMADRLTELADRIPAQRTPALAFGTAETPADFGPVVQARHDKDAYLKRIDECLKEIRNGESYEICLTNMVTAPTEATALPLYSALRGISPVPYGALLEFPELSVLSASPERFLTIGADGGVESKPIKGTRPRGGTAEEDERLRADLAGREKDRAENLMIVDLVRNDLNSVCAIGSVHVPRLFEVETYAPVHQLVSTIRGRLRPGTSAAACVRAAFPGGSMTGAPKKRTMEIIDRLEEGPRGVYSGALGWFSLSGAADLSIVIRTIVLAGGRAEFGVGGAIVALSDQEEEFTETVVKARAMLSALDGTTIGGAR, from the coding sequence ATGCGCACGCTCCTGATCGACAACTACGACTCGTTCACCTACAACCTGTTCCAGTACATCGGCGAGGCGACCGGTCAGCCGCCCGTCGTCGTGCCCAACGACACCGACTGGTCGCGGCTATCCGTCGAGGACTTCGACGCAATCGTCGTGTCGCCGGGGCCCGGCAGCCCTGACCGGCCCAGGGACTTCGGGATCAGCCGACAGGCGATCACGGACAGCGGTCTGCCCGTCCTCGGCGTCTGCCTCGGCCACCAGGGCATCGCCCAGCTCTTCGGTGCAGCCGTCGGGCTCGCACCGGAGCCGATGCACGGCCGCGTCTCCGAGGTGCGGCACACCGGCGCGGACGTCTTCAAAGGCCTGCCCTCCCCATTCGCCGCCGTCCGATACCACTCCCTGGCCGCCGCCGACCTCCCCGACGAGTTGGAGCCCCTCGCCTGGAGCGACGACGGTGTGGTCATGGGGCTGCGGCACCGCGAGAAGCCCCTCTGGGGCGTCCAGTTCCATCCGGAGTCGATCGGCAGCCACTTCGGCCGGGAGATCCTGGCCAACTTCCGAGACCTGGCCCTCGCCCACCACCGCGCACGGCGGAGCGAAGAGGCCGCCCCCTACGAGGTGCACGTGCGACGCGTCGACGTGCTGCCGGACGCCGAGGAGGTGCGCCGGACCTGCCTTCCCCCCACCGGCGCCACATTCTGGCTGGACAGCAGTGCCGTCCTCCCAGGCGCTACACGTTTCTCGTTCCTCGGCGACGACCGCGGCCCACTCGCCGAGTACGTCACCTACCGGGTCGCCGACGGTGTGGTGTCAGTCCGTCACTCCGATGGCAGGACGACGCGGACACAGCAGTCCTTCTTCACCTACCTGGAGGAGCAGCTCGACCGTCGGCGCATTCCCACACCGCCCGGTCTGCCGTTCGAGTTCAACCTCGGCTACGTCGGCTATCTCGGCTACGAGCTGAAGGCGGAGACCATCGGTGAACCGACGTACCGATCCCCGCACCCGGACGCCGCACTCCTCTTCACCGACCGGCTGATCGTGCTCGACCACCAGGACGGCTGCTGCTACCTACTGGCCCTCGACCGCTGGGGCGAGGACAACGGGGCGCGGGGCTGGCTGCGGGACATGGCCGACCGCCTCACCGAGCTCGCCGACCGCATCCCTGCGCAGCGCACTCCCGCCCTGGCATTCGGTACCGCCGAGACGCCGGCGGACTTCGGGCCCGTCGTGCAGGCCCGCCACGACAAGGACGCGTACCTCAAGCGCATCGACGAATGTCTCAAGGAAATACGCAACGGCGAGTCGTACGAGATCTGCCTGACCAACATGGTCACGGCGCCGACGGAGGCGACGGCCCTGCCGCTCTACTCCGCGCTGCGCGGGATCAGCCCGGTCCCCTACGGCGCTCTGCTCGAGTTCCCGGAGCTCTCGGTGCTCAGCGCCTCGCCCGAGCGGTTCCTCACGATCGGCGCGGACGGCGGTGTCGAGTCCAAGCCCATCAAGGGGACCCGGCCCCGGGGCGGCACGGCTGAGGAGGACGAACGGCTCCGGGCGGACCTGGCCGGCCGGGAGAAGGACCGGGCCGAGAACCTGATGATCGTCGACCTGGTGCGCAACGACCTCAACAGCGTCTGCGCGATCGGCTCGGTTCACGTACCCCGTCTCTTCGAGGTGGAGACCTACGCGCCCGTGCACCAGCTGGTGTCGACGATCCGAGGCAGGCTGCGGCCCGGTACCAGCGCCGCCGCCTGCGTACGCGCGGCCTTCCCCGGTGGCTCCATGACCGGTGCGCCCAAGAAGCGCACCATGGAGATCATCGACCGGCTGGAGGAAGGACCCCGGGGCGTCTACTCCGGCGCACTGGGCTGGTTCTCCCTGAGCGGCGCCGCCGACCTCAGCATCGTCATCCGCACCATCGTGCTCGCCGGGGGCCGGGCGGAGTTCGGCGTCGGCGGGGCGATTGTGGCCCTCTCCGACCAAGAGGAGGAGTTCACCGAGACCGTGGTGAAGGCGCGCGCCATGCTGTCTGCCCTCGACGGCACCACCATAGGGGGTGCTCGATGA